In one window of Oligoflexus sp. DNA:
- a CDS encoding DUF4189 domain-containing protein translates to MLLLMKRTCRFCLLGMLLCANQVHAAQWGVIASTYDTLREFSVVGDGTLTETLQEAIQICRKKRPGQDCFAVAAVQDGCLAWAVDRRGHYGWAQLKGSRLNTEAMATMERKAVEQCLQDPESGRCRVVKTICTDDPVL, encoded by the coding sequence ATGCTGCTGCTCATGAAGCGGACCTGCCGCTTCTGTCTGCTTGGGATGCTCTTATGCGCGAATCAGGTCCATGCAGCCCAATGGGGCGTTATCGCATCGACCTATGATACCCTGCGCGAATTTTCTGTCGTTGGAGATGGGACCCTGACGGAAACCTTACAGGAGGCGATCCAGATCTGTCGTAAAAAGCGCCCAGGTCAGGACTGTTTTGCGGTTGCGGCCGTGCAGGACGGTTGCCTTGCGTGGGCTGTGGATCGGCGTGGGCACTATGGTTGGGCCCAGTTGAAGGGCTCGCGCCTGAACACGGAAGCCATGGCCACCATGGAACGCAAAGCTGTGGAACAATGCCTTCAGGATCCAGAGTCCGGCCGCTGCCGCGTTGTGAAAACGATCTGCACCGACGACCCCGTTCTATAA